The Vidua chalybeata isolate OUT-0048 chromosome 6, bVidCha1 merged haplotype, whole genome shotgun sequence genome has a segment encoding these proteins:
- the LOC128789980 gene encoding photoreceptor outer segment membrane glycoprotein 2 has translation MAVLKVKFTKTKRDKLAQILWILNWVSVVSGIILFSLGLFLKIEIKKRNEVMAKGDINSVPNMLISVGVIACIINFLGGKICYDCSDANKFSRWKLVMLPYIVCTFCFTFCILVGALMCYTMRNELEESLYLGLRDAIKFYKDTDIPGRCFLKKTVDMLQIGFRCCGNNGFRDWFEIQWVSPRYLNMASKEVLDRLKSNIDGKFLVDGVPFSCCNPSSPRPCIQYQLTNNSAHYNYDFLTEELNIWMKGCREALLDYYTGIMRSIGIAALLIWLFELSVLIGVRYLQTAMKNVLLLGDLEGESDGWLLENSFVETAKYNINIIKNLGKANQISTVSGMNDPNINVQNTDCDKTNITTKSIPATR, from the exons ATGGCTGTCCTCAAAGTCAAATTCACCAAAACCAAGCGGGACAAATTGGCTCAGATCTTATGGATCCTCAACTGGGTTTCTGTAGTGAGTGGGATCATTCTCTTCAGTCTTGGCCTCTTTCTGAAAATAGAGATCAAGAAGCGCAATGAAGTGATGGCAAAAGGGGACATTAACTCTGTCCCCAACATGCTGATCTCTGTAGGGGTCATAGCATGTATCATCAACTTTCTGGGTGGCAAAATCTGCTATGACTGCTCAGATGCAAACAAGTTCTCTCGATGGAAACTAGTAATGCTGCCATACATCGTATGTACCTTCTGTTTTACCTTCTGCATCCTGGTGGGTGCTCTCATGTGCTATACCATGAGGAATGAGCTGGAAGAGTCTCTCTATCTGGGACTGAGGGATGCCATTAAGTTCTATAAAGACACAGACATACCTGGGCGAtgtttcttaaagaaaacagTGGATATGTTACAAATTGGATTCCGTTGCTGTGGAAACAATGGCTTTAGAGACTGGTTTGAAATTCAGTGGGTATCTCCTCGATATCTGAATATGGCTTCCAAGGAGGTTCTGGA CCGTCTGAAGAGCAACATTGATGGGAAGTTCTTGGTGGATGGAGttcccttcagctgctgcaaccCTAGCTCCCCACGGCCCTGCATCCAGTACCAGCTGACAAACAACAGTGCTCACTACAACTACGATTTCCTCACAGAGGAGCTCAATATCTGGATGAAGGGGTGCAGAGAGGCTCTGCTGGATTACTACACTGGTATCATGAGATCCATTGGCATCGCAGCATTGCTTATTTGGTTGTTTGAG CTCTCTGTACTGATTGGTGTCCGGTACCTACAAACAGCCATGAAGAATGTCCTTCTGCTAGGAGATCTGGAGGGTGAATCAGATGGTTGGTTACTAGAAAATAGTTTTGTGGAAACTGCCAAATACAACATCAACATCATTAAGAATCTCGGCAAAGCCAACCAGATCTCCACTGTCTCAGGCATGAATGACCCCAATATTAACGTTCAAAACACAGACTGTGACAAAACTAATATTACAACAAAATCTATCCCTGCAACTAGGTAG